One genomic window of Rhizomicrobium sp. includes the following:
- the rpoC gene encoding DNA-directed RNA polymerase subunit beta' → MAESFETEARSHRRDSARANQELANVFQAVKEIPTFDRIRISLASPDQILRWSHGEVKKPETINYRTFKPERDGLFCARIFGPVKDYECLCGKYKRMKYKGIVCEKCGVEVTVQKVRRDRMAHIELASPVAHIWFLKSLPSRIGLMLDMTLKDLERVLYFENYIVIEPGLTPLKERQLLTEDEFYKAQDDYGNDSFTAEIGAEAIRKLLMAIDLEKLRDQLRVDIAGSNGGEKQKKLVKRLKVAEAFIDSGNRPEWMILTVVPVIPPDLRPLVPLDGGRFATSDLNDLYRRVINRNNRLKRLIELKAPDIIVRNEKRMLQESVDALFDNGRRGRVITGANKRPLKSIADMLKGKQGRFRQNLLGKRVDYSGRSVIVVGPELKLHQCGLPKKMALELFKPFIYARLEAKGFSQTVKQSKKLVEKEKPEVWDILEEVIREHPVLLNRAPTLHRLGIQAFEPVLIEGKAIQLHPLVCTAFNADFDGDQMAVHVPLSLEAQLEARVLMMSTNNILSPANGKPIIVPTQDIVLGLYYLSQERPNEPGEGMVFNDIGEIEHALFANSVTLHAKIKCRYKTVDAEGKPVTLRVDSTPGRMMIAEILPRNPKIPFALVNKLLRKQEVSHIIDEVYRHCGQKETVLFADAVMGLGFREACKAGISFGKDDMVVPDTKVKLIDETRHKVREFEQQYLDGLTTDKEKYNLVVDTWSKCTDLVAAEMMKEISESKIDPKTGRMEEMNSIYMMSHSGARGSPQQMKQLAGMRGLMARPDGSIIETPILSNFKEGLTVLEYFNSTHGARKGLADTALKTANSGYLTRRLVDVANDCIITTEDCGTKKGVYVQAEIDGGTIVSSLPERILGRTAAEDVKHPDTGEIIIKRGKEVTEDIADKIEQSHIQRVRVRSVLTCELKDGVCGKCYGRDLARGTPVNIGEAVGVIAAQSIGEPGTQLTMRTFHIGGAAQVAGQSKIEASYDGKIKLVNRNIVKNSDGELIAMGRNMQAVITDPKGQERASYRIVYGARLKVDEGATVKRGDRLAEWNPNSLPVLTDVDGTVKYEELISGVSFRDVSDEKTGVSNKVVIDSRTGSGAKATELRPTIVIVNKQGKTVQVPGGGEARYALSVDAILSVEDGSEVRAGDVVARIPTEGAKTRDITGGLPRVAELFEARKPKEAAVLAEADGFVEFGKDYKNKRRVIVRPKNEKLEPTEYLIPKGKHISVREGDYVEKGDYIVEGNPSPHDILRIKGMEELATYLVKEIQDVYRLQGVKINDKHIEVICRQMMQKLEVTEGGETTLLAGEQVDQLEMDEANQKATDEGLKLAEGRPVLLGITKASLQTRSVFSAASFQETTRVLTDAAVNGKVDTLEGLKENVIVGRLIPAGTGGAIARLRHVATERDRAIQEEQAKANVPVPQLEGPAPQEAAE, encoded by the coding sequence ATGGCTGAATCTTTCGAGACTGAAGCAAGATCGCACCGCCGCGACTCGGCGCGCGCCAACCAGGAGCTGGCCAACGTCTTCCAGGCGGTGAAGGAAATCCCGACCTTCGACCGCATCCGGATCTCGCTGGCCTCGCCGGATCAAATCCTGCGCTGGTCGCACGGCGAGGTGAAGAAGCCGGAGACGATCAACTACCGCACGTTCAAGCCCGAACGCGACGGCCTTTTCTGCGCCCGCATCTTCGGGCCGGTGAAGGATTACGAGTGCCTGTGCGGCAAGTACAAGCGCATGAAGTACAAGGGCATCGTCTGCGAGAAGTGCGGCGTCGAGGTCACGGTGCAGAAGGTGCGCCGCGACCGCATGGCCCATATCGAACTGGCCAGCCCCGTCGCCCATATCTGGTTCCTGAAGTCGCTGCCGTCGCGCATCGGGTTGATGCTCGACATGACGCTGAAGGACCTGGAACGCGTCCTCTATTTCGAGAACTACATCGTCATCGAGCCGGGCCTGACCCCGCTCAAGGAGCGTCAGCTCCTGACCGAGGACGAGTTCTACAAGGCGCAGGACGATTACGGAAACGACAGCTTCACCGCCGAGATCGGCGCCGAGGCGATCCGCAAGCTGCTGATGGCGATCGACCTGGAGAAGCTGCGCGATCAGCTCCGCGTCGACATCGCCGGCTCCAACGGCGGCGAGAAGCAGAAGAAGCTCGTCAAGCGGCTCAAGGTCGCCGAGGCCTTCATCGATTCCGGCAACCGCCCGGAATGGATGATCCTCACCGTGGTTCCGGTGATTCCGCCGGACCTGCGCCCGCTGGTTCCGCTGGACGGCGGCCGTTTTGCGACGTCCGACTTGAATGATCTCTATCGCCGCGTCATCAACCGCAACAACCGCCTCAAGCGCTTGATCGAGCTGAAGGCGCCGGACATCATCGTGCGCAACGAAAAGCGCATGTTGCAGGAGTCCGTCGATGCGCTGTTCGACAACGGCCGCCGCGGCCGCGTCATCACCGGCGCCAACAAGCGTCCGCTGAAGTCGATCGCCGACATGCTGAAGGGCAAGCAGGGCCGCTTCCGCCAGAACCTGCTCGGCAAGCGCGTCGATTATTCCGGCCGTTCGGTCATCGTGGTCGGTCCGGAGCTCAAGCTGCACCAGTGCGGCTTGCCGAAGAAGATGGCGCTCGAACTGTTCAAACCGTTCATCTATGCGCGGCTCGAGGCCAAAGGCTTCAGCCAGACGGTCAAGCAGTCCAAGAAGCTGGTCGAGAAAGAGAAGCCGGAAGTCTGGGACATCCTCGAAGAGGTGATCCGCGAGCATCCGGTGCTGCTCAACCGCGCCCCGACGCTGCATCGGTTGGGCATCCAGGCGTTCGAGCCGGTGCTGATCGAAGGCAAGGCGATCCAGCTTCATCCGCTGGTCTGCACCGCCTTCAACGCCGACTTCGACGGCGACCAGATGGCCGTGCACGTTCCGCTGAGCCTCGAGGCCCAGTTGGAAGCGCGCGTCCTGATGATGTCGACCAACAACATCCTCAGCCCCGCCAACGGCAAGCCGATCATCGTGCCGACGCAGGACATCGTGCTTGGCCTCTACTACCTCAGCCAGGAACGTCCGAACGAGCCGGGCGAGGGCATGGTGTTCAACGACATCGGCGAGATCGAGCACGCTTTGTTCGCGAACTCCGTCACGCTGCACGCCAAGATCAAGTGCCGCTACAAGACGGTGGACGCCGAAGGCAAGCCGGTCACGCTGCGCGTCGACTCCACGCCCGGCCGCATGATGATCGCGGAAATCCTGCCGCGTAACCCGAAGATCCCGTTCGCCCTGGTGAACAAGCTCCTGCGCAAGCAGGAGGTGTCGCACATCATCGACGAGGTCTACCGCCATTGCGGCCAGAAGGAGACCGTGCTGTTCGCCGACGCGGTGATGGGTCTGGGCTTCCGCGAGGCCTGCAAGGCCGGCATCTCCTTCGGCAAGGACGACATGGTCGTGCCCGACACCAAGGTGAAGCTGATCGACGAGACGCGCCACAAGGTGCGCGAGTTCGAGCAGCAGTACCTGGACGGCCTCACCACCGACAAGGAGAAGTACAACCTCGTCGTCGACACCTGGTCGAAGTGCACCGACCTGGTGGCCGCCGAAATGATGAAGGAGATTTCCGAATCCAAGATCGACCCGAAGACGGGCCGCATGGAGGAGATGAACTCCATCTACATGATGAGCCATTCCGGTGCCCGCGGTTCGCCGCAGCAGATGAAGCAGCTCGCCGGCATGCGCGGCCTGATGGCGCGTCCGGACGGGTCGATCATCGAGACGCCGATCCTGTCGAACTTCAAGGAAGGCCTCACCGTGCTCGAGTACTTCAACTCGACCCACGGCGCCCGCAAGGGCCTGGCCGACACCGCGCTGAAGACCGCCAATTCCGGCTATCTGACGCGCCGCCTTGTCGACGTCGCCAACGACTGCATCATCACCACCGAGGATTGCGGCACCAAGAAGGGCGTCTACGTCCAGGCCGAAATCGACGGCGGCACGATCGTGTCGTCGCTGCCGGAGCGCATCCTGGGCCGCACCGCGGCCGAGGACGTGAAGCATCCGGACACCGGCGAGATCATCATCAAGCGCGGCAAGGAAGTCACCGAGGACATCGCCGACAAGATCGAGCAGTCGCACATCCAGCGGGTTCGCGTCCGCTCGGTGCTGACCTGCGAGCTCAAGGACGGCGTGTGCGGCAAGTGCTATGGGCGCGATCTGGCCCGCGGCACTCCGGTCAATATCGGCGAGGCGGTCGGCGTGATCGCGGCGCAGTCGATCGGCGAGCCGGGCACCCAGCTCACCATGCGCACCTTCCACATCGGCGGCGCGGCCCAGGTCGCGGGCCAGTCCAAGATCGAGGCGTCCTATGACGGCAAGATCAAGCTGGTGAACCGCAACATCGTCAAGAACTCCGACGGTGAGCTGATCGCGATGGGCCGCAACATGCAGGCGGTGATCACCGATCCCAAGGGCCAGGAGCGTGCCTCGTACCGCATCGTGTACGGCGCGCGCCTCAAGGTCGACGAGGGCGCCACGGTCAAGCGCGGCGACCGCCTCGCGGAGTGGAATCCGAACTCGCTGCCCGTCCTCACCGATGTCGACGGCACGGTGAAGTACGAGGAGCTGATCTCGGGCGTCTCCTTCCGCGACGTGTCGGACGAGAAGACCGGCGTGTCGAACAAGGTGGTGATCGACAGCCGCACCGGTTCCGGCGCCAAGGCGACGGAGCTGCGGCCGACCATCGTCATCGTCAACAAGCAGGGCAAGACCGTGCAGGTGCCGGGGGGCGGCGAGGCGCGCTACGCGCTTTCCGTCGACGCCATCCTGTCGGTCGAGGACGGCTCGGAGGTCCGCGCCGGCGACGTCGTCGCGCGCATCCCGACCGAGGGCGCCAAGACCCGCGACATCACGGGCGGCCTGCCGCGCGTGGCGGAGCTGTTCGAGGCGCGCAAGCCCAAGGAAGCCGCGGTGCTCGCGGAAGCCGACGGCTTCGTCGAGTTCGGCAAGGACTACAAGAACAAGCGCCGCGTCATCGTACGTCCCAAGAACGAGAAGCTGGAGCCGACGGAATATCTCATCCCGAAGGGCAAGCACATCTCGGTGCGCGAGGGCGACTATGTGGAGAAGGGCGACTACATCGTCGAAGGCAACCCGTCTCCGCACGACATCCTGCGCATCAAGGGCATGGAGGAGCTGGCGACCTATCTCGTGAAGGAGATCCAGGACGTCTATCGTCTCCAGGGCGTGAAGATCAACGACAAGCACATCGAGGTGATCTGCCGCCAGATGATGCAGAAGCTGGAAGTCACCGAGGGCGGCGAGACCACGCTGCTCGCCGGCGAACAGGTCGACCAGCTCGAGATGGACGAGGCGAACCAGAAGGCGACCGACGAGGGCCTCAAGCTCGCCGAAGGCCGTCCGGTCCTGCTGGGCATCACCAAGGCGTCGCTGCAGACGCGTTCGGTGTTCTCGGCGGCGTCCTTCCAGGAGACCACCCGCGTGCTCACCGACGCCGCCGTCAACGGCAAGGTCGACACGCTGGAGGGCCTGAAGGAGAACGTGATCGTCGGCCGTCTCATCCCGGCCGGCACCGGCGGCGCCATCGCGCGCCTGCGGCACGTCGCGACGGAGCGCGACCGGGCGATCCAGGAGGAGCAGGCGAAGGCCAACGTGCCGGTTCCCCAACTCGAAGGTCCCGCCCCGCAGGAAGCGGCGGAGTAA
- a CDS encoding methylated-DNA--[protein]-cysteine S-methyltransferase, translating to MTDAHRWAAFDTRFARFAAAIDASGRVVRFWLHADKANPRGIEDAAALAPIRAQVEEYCAGTRRGFDLDIHAEEGGDFERAVWAAMSRIPFGETVSYGAIARQFGDPNAARAVGLACNANPIPLIVPCHRVIGADGALVGFGGGLALKRALLDFESVIVGRPRDLFASI from the coding sequence ATGACCGACGCACACCGCTGGGCCGCCTTCGACACGCGTTTCGCGCGCTTCGCCGCCGCGATCGATGCAAGCGGCCGCGTCGTGCGCTTCTGGCTGCATGCCGACAAGGCAAACCCGCGCGGCATCGAAGACGCCGCCGCCCTCGCGCCAATCCGCGCCCAGGTCGAGGAATATTGCGCCGGCACGCGCCGCGGCTTCGATCTCGACATCCACGCGGAAGAGGGCGGCGATTTCGAACGCGCCGTCTGGGCCGCGATGTCGCGAATTCCGTTCGGCGAGACCGTCTCCTACGGCGCCATCGCCAGGCAGTTCGGCGATCCGAACGCCGCGCGCGCCGTGGGCCTTGCCTGCAACGCCAATCCGATCCCGCTGATCGTTCCCTGCCACCGCGTCATCGGCGCCGATGGCGCGCTGGTCGGCTTCGGCGGCGGGCTTGCGCTGAAGCGCGCGCTGCTCGATTTCGAAAGCGTGATCGTGGGACGGCCGCGCGACCTGTTCGCGAGCATATAA
- a CDS encoding tetratricopeptide repeat protein, producing the protein MNAPTSADAWRVAALTMMPPAELRALLAGGDAAAWVAAAAACGIAAAQVRLGRMLLEGQGTAKDERAAFACFLSAAKAGDSDAANMLGRAYENGWGTARDFTRAARHYAVAAEAGLAWAQYNLGHLLLDGNGVARDRAAAFRWYFAAAAQGHERAMNLVARCHEEGWGCPRDPAAARVWYRRSAEAGYFRGAYNYATILCAEGCVTGALRWFKEALDTAPEPTRSNIAAALRKHRDARVRALVVG; encoded by the coding sequence ATGAACGCGCCGACCTCCGCCGATGCCTGGCGCGTCGCGGCGCTCACGATGATGCCGCCGGCGGAATTGCGGGCGCTGCTCGCGGGCGGCGACGCGGCGGCGTGGGTCGCGGCGGCGGCCGCGTGCGGCATCGCTGCGGCGCAGGTGCGTCTGGGGCGGATGCTGCTGGAGGGCCAGGGCACGGCCAAGGACGAGCGGGCGGCGTTCGCCTGCTTCCTCAGCGCCGCCAAGGCGGGCGACAGCGATGCCGCGAACATGCTGGGGCGCGCTTACGAGAACGGCTGGGGCACGGCGCGCGATTTCACGCGTGCGGCGCGGCACTACGCGGTGGCGGCCGAGGCGGGGCTGGCCTGGGCGCAATACAATCTGGGGCATCTGCTGCTGGACGGGAACGGCGTGGCGCGCGACCGCGCGGCGGCGTTCCGCTGGTACTTCGCGGCGGCGGCGCAGGGCCATGAGCGGGCGATGAACCTCGTCGCGCGCTGTCACGAGGAAGGCTGGGGCTGCCCGCGCGACCCGGCGGCGGCGCGGGTGTGGTATCGCCGGTCGGCCGAGGCGGGCTATTTCCGCGGCGCCTACAATTACGCGACGATCCTCTGCGCCGAAGGCTGCGTCACCGGCGCGCTGCGCTGGTTCAAGGAGGCGCTCGACACCGCGCCCGAGCCGACGCGGAGCAACATCGCGGCGGCGCTGCGCAAGCATCGCGACGCGCGGGTGCGGGCGTTGGTGGTGGGATAG
- a CDS encoding Fe2+-dependent dioxygenase, translating to MLLHVPKVLTADELDAVQARLASAQWGDGKVTAGHQSVRVKENLQLAETGADARALGALVLKALERSPLFMSAALPALVYPPLFNKYEAGMNFGAHVDNAIRLVPGTQRRLRTDVSGTLFLSEPDDYDGGELIVQDTYGTHSAKLPAGDLILYPATSLHRVAPVTRGARVASFFWVQSMVKDDAERQMLFELDRAIIETGAPDSAPVLRLTALYHNLVRKWGEPA from the coding sequence ATGCTGCTGCATGTTCCCAAGGTGCTGACGGCGGACGAGCTGGACGCGGTCCAGGCGCGGCTGGCGTCGGCACAATGGGGCGACGGCAAGGTGACCGCCGGGCACCAATCGGTGCGCGTGAAGGAGAATTTGCAGCTCGCCGAGACCGGCGCGGACGCGCGTGCCTTGGGGGCGCTCGTCCTGAAGGCGCTGGAGCGCAGCCCGCTTTTCATGTCGGCCGCCCTGCCCGCCCTGGTCTATCCGCCGCTGTTCAACAAATACGAGGCGGGGATGAATTTCGGCGCCCATGTCGACAACGCGATCCGGCTGGTGCCGGGCACGCAGCGCCGGCTGCGCACCGACGTGTCGGGGACGCTGTTCCTGAGCGAGCCGGACGACTATGACGGCGGCGAGCTGATCGTGCAGGACACCTATGGCACGCACAGCGCCAAGCTGCCGGCGGGCGACCTCATCCTCTATCCCGCGACCAGCCTGCACCGCGTGGCGCCGGTGACGCGCGGCGCGCGCGTCGCCTCGTTCTTCTGGGTGCAGAGCATGGTGAAGGACGACGCCGAGCGGCAGATGCTGTTCGAACTCGACCGCGCCATCATCGAGACGGGCGCGCCCGACAGCGCGCCGGTGCTGCGGCTGACCGCGCTCTATCACAATCTGGTGCGCAAATGGGGCGAGCCGGCATGA
- a CDS encoding TonB-dependent siderophore receptor: MLSAKSSDRLVRTAIGLTGAGISSITAAHGQQVALNETANATVETVVVTAQRTNVDLLPEKILDTPQSINVIPAEVIKQQGVNNLADALKNVPGITLNAGEGGTHGDLINLRGFSAGDDYFMDGLRDTGLYDRDTFDYQNIEVYKGPASTLFGRGSTGGVINQVLKTPELYPIDDFAVTGGTNAEIRGTADVNYVLGDDAAIRVNLMGQRNNQDGRPFSRNQRFGVAPAIAFGIGTDTTFTLKYLHQQEDNIPDYGIPFLFDKPAPVPRDTFYGLADDDRFKTEVDVVTGRFEHKFDDTWSMSDTIRYGHYWFDSRQTASIYGTANCFASAATQGYFAGAPLCAGVAKPTPVSWTPGSYNPYYPVVGTPVSAIYVLRDRPSSKGTIATAMNDLGFTARFSTGALDHVLTFGTEYDNESADLTRFVNQDVSILPQPILAPNPLEAFPGTQTTINQQPVTKTNTTGLYVTDTVSLDSQWFLTGSIRYDDFRVRFDQAVGRTPSHFSHTDDIWSPRAALVYKPTDKTSVYFSYGTSFNPSAESLSLSASNQSLPPEKDRTFELGAKAQVLDDMLSVTAAIFNTEMTNARISDPTNPTLQTLAGTERVNGFEFGAQGRLTANWEVILGYTYLDPTAVGLAGVGVHGPIPNTAHNQANLWTTYDFDSGLKIGTGLNYTGMRRAGTDNMTVPGLIVTATAPGYVTWDAMIGYRLNDTFGLQLNAYNLTDEFYYATSYFTRPGENHVVPGPGRTVLLTATASL; this comes from the coding sequence ATGCTATCCGCCAAATCGAGCGACCGGCTCGTACGCACCGCCATCGGCCTCACCGGGGCCGGCATCTCGTCCATCACCGCCGCGCATGGACAGCAGGTCGCGCTGAACGAAACCGCCAACGCCACGGTCGAAACCGTCGTCGTGACCGCGCAGCGCACGAACGTCGATCTATTGCCGGAAAAGATCCTCGACACGCCGCAGTCCATAAATGTGATCCCGGCGGAAGTGATCAAGCAGCAGGGCGTCAATAATCTTGCCGACGCGCTGAAGAACGTGCCGGGCATCACGCTGAACGCGGGCGAAGGCGGCACGCATGGCGATCTCATCAACCTGCGCGGCTTCTCCGCCGGCGACGACTATTTCATGGACGGGCTGCGCGACACCGGCCTCTACGACCGCGACACCTTCGATTACCAGAACATCGAGGTCTACAAGGGACCGGCCTCGACGCTGTTCGGCCGCGGCTCGACCGGCGGCGTGATCAACCAGGTGCTGAAGACGCCGGAGCTTTATCCGATCGACGATTTCGCGGTGACCGGCGGCACCAACGCGGAAATCCGCGGCACGGCCGACGTGAACTATGTGCTGGGCGACGACGCGGCCATCCGCGTCAACCTGATGGGCCAGCGCAACAACCAGGACGGAAGGCCGTTCTCGCGCAACCAGCGCTTCGGCGTCGCGCCGGCGATCGCCTTCGGCATCGGCACCGACACGACCTTCACGCTGAAATACCTGCACCAGCAGGAAGACAACATCCCCGATTACGGCATCCCGTTCCTGTTCGACAAGCCGGCGCCCGTGCCGCGCGATACGTTCTATGGCCTGGCGGACGACGACCGCTTCAAGACCGAGGTCGACGTCGTGACCGGCCGCTTCGAGCATAAATTCGACGACACCTGGTCGATGAGCGACACGATCCGCTACGGGCATTACTGGTTCGATTCGCGCCAGACCGCATCGATCTACGGCACGGCGAACTGCTTCGCGTCGGCGGCGACGCAGGGCTATTTCGCCGGCGCGCCGCTCTGCGCCGGCGTCGCCAAGCCGACGCCGGTGTCGTGGACGCCGGGCTCGTACAATCCCTATTATCCCGTCGTCGGCACGCCGGTGAGCGCGATCTATGTGCTGCGCGACCGGCCGAGCTCGAAAGGCACCATCGCCACCGCGATGAACGATCTGGGCTTCACGGCGCGCTTCTCCACCGGCGCGCTCGATCACGTGCTGACCTTCGGCACGGAATACGACAACGAAAGCGCCGACCTGACGCGGTTCGTCAACCAGGACGTCTCGATCCTGCCGCAGCCGATCCTCGCGCCCAATCCGCTCGAGGCGTTCCCCGGCACGCAGACCACGATCAACCAGCAGCCCGTCACCAAGACGAACACCACCGGCCTCTATGTCACCGACACGGTCAGCCTGGATTCGCAATGGTTCCTGACCGGCTCGATCCGCTATGACGATTTCCGCGTGCGCTTCGACCAGGCCGTCGGAAGGACGCCCTCGCATTTCAGCCACACCGACGACATCTGGAGCCCGCGCGCGGCCCTCGTCTACAAGCCGACCGACAAGACCAGCGTCTATTTCTCCTACGGCACCTCGTTCAACCCGTCGGCGGAAAGCCTGTCGCTGTCAGCCAGCAACCAGTCGCTGCCGCCCGAGAAGGACCGCACCTTCGAGCTCGGCGCCAAGGCGCAGGTGCTGGACGACATGCTGTCGGTCACGGCGGCCATCTTCAACACGGAGATGACCAATGCCCGCATCTCCGACCCCACCAACCCGACGCTGCAGACCCTGGCCGGCACGGAGCGCGTGAACGGCTTCGAGTTCGGCGCGCAGGGCCGCCTCACCGCGAACTGGGAAGTCATCCTGGGCTACACCTATCTCGATCCGACGGCGGTCGGACTGGCGGGCGTGGGCGTGCACGGCCCGATCCCGAACACGGCGCACAACCAGGCCAATCTGTGGACGACCTACGATTTCGACAGCGGCCTGAAGATCGGCACCGGCCTCAACTACACCGGCATGCGCCGCGCCGGCACGGACAACATGACCGTGCCCGGCCTGATCGTCACCGCCACCGCGCCGGGCTATGTCACCTGGGATGCGATGATCGGCTACCGGCTCAACGACACGTTCGGTCTGCAGCTCAACGCCTACAACCTGACCGACGAGTTCTATTACGCGACGTCTTACTTCACGCGTCCGGGCGAGAACCATGTCGTGCCCGGTCCCGGGCGGACGGTCCTCCTGACCGCGACGGCGTCGCTCTAA
- a CDS encoding MAPEG family protein: MRWFLHRAGRPTDVPREDLAWGHVGLRVAHSLIPNTTNRVISRFRVFAASILVLMAMAGAGSAGVVLEIEFAV, from the coding sequence ATGCGCTGGTTTCTACATCGTGCTGGCCGGCCCACCGATGTGCCGCGCGAGGATCTGGCCTGGGGCCATGTCGGATTGCGCGTGGCGCATTCGCTGATCCCGAACACGACCAACCGCGTGATCTCGCGCTTTCGCGTCTTCGCCGCGTCTATCCTGGTCCTGATGGCGATGGCGGGTGCAGGAAGTGCCGGCGTCGTCTTAGAGATCGAGTTCGCTGTGTGA
- a CDS encoding type II toxin-antitoxin system YafQ family toxin, translating to MRTIDRTTRFRRDYKREAKGLHRATLERDLRAVITFLVTDQPLPEKYRDHPLTGEWKDFRDCHIRPDLVLIYQKLGADVLRLVRLGSHSELDL from the coding sequence ATGCGGACGATTGACCGCACGACAAGGTTCAGACGGGACTATAAGCGCGAAGCCAAGGGTCTGCACCGGGCAACACTCGAACGCGACCTGCGGGCGGTCATCACATTCCTCGTGACGGATCAACCGCTTCCGGAAAAATACCGCGATCATCCGCTGACTGGCGAATGGAAGGATTTTCGCGACTGTCACATCCGACCCGATCTCGTCCTGATATATCAAAAGCTCGGGGCGGATGTGTTGCGTCTCGTGCGGCTCGGTTCACACAGCGAACTCGATCTCTAA
- a CDS encoding type II toxin-antitoxin system RelB/DinJ family antitoxin, which translates to MTANAVVRARIDARVKKEATAILETIGLTVSDAVRLMLMRTVAEKALPFDPLIPNAETIEAMKAARAGDVKVVGDIDGLMADLNADD; encoded by the coding sequence ATGACTGCAAACGCCGTAGTTCGCGCCCGAATTGATGCACGCGTGAAGAAAGAAGCGACCGCTATTCTCGAGACGATCGGATTAACCGTGTCGGATGCCGTTCGGCTGATGCTGATGCGCACGGTGGCCGAAAAGGCCCTGCCCTTCGATCCGCTCATTCCGAACGCGGAAACCATCGAGGCCATGAAAGCGGCGCGTGCCGGAGATGTAAAGGTGGTCGGCGATATCGATGGTTTGATGGCCGACCTGAATGCGGACGATTGA
- the rpsL gene encoding 30S ribosomal protein S12, whose product MPTINQLIRKPRGEKPRRNKVPALQECPQKRAVCTRVYTVTPKKPNSALRKVAKVRLTNGYEALSYIPGEGHNLQEHSVVLIRGGRVKDLPGVRYHIIRGVLDTQGVKDRKQRRSLYGAKRPK is encoded by the coding sequence ATGCCGACGATCAATCAGTTGATCCGCAAGCCCCGCGGCGAGAAGCCCAGGCGCAACAAGGTGCCGGCGCTCCAGGAGTGCCCGCAGAAGCGCGCGGTCTGCACCCGCGTCTATACCGTGACGCCCAAGAAGCCGAACTCGGCGCTGCGCAAGGTGGCGAAGGTTCGCCTGACCAACGGCTATGAAGCCCTCTCTTACATCCCCGGCGAAGGCCACAATCTGCAGGAGCACTCGGTCGTGCTGATCCGCGGCGGCCGCGTGAAGGACCTTCCCGGCGTTCGCTACCACATCATCCGCGGCGTGCTCGACACGCAGGGCGTCAAGGACCGCAAGCAGCGCCGGTCCCTGTATGGCGCCAAGCGTCCCAAGTAA
- the rpsG gene encoding 30S ribosomal protein S7 — protein MSRRRRADKREITPDAKFGDLVLAKFMNSLMYDGKKSAAEGIIYGAFDTIQQKTKTDPIQVFHEALRNVAPAIEVKSRRVGGATYQVPVEVRTDRARALAIRWLITAARGRNEPTMTGRLSGELMDAANNRGTAVKKREDTHKMADANRAFSHYRW, from the coding sequence ATGTCACGCCGCCGCCGCGCCGACAAACGCGAGATCACCCCGGACGCCAAGTTCGGCGACCTCGTCCTCGCCAAGTTCATGAACAGCCTGATGTATGACGGCAAGAAGTCCGCCGCCGAAGGCATCATCTATGGCGCCTTCGATACCATCCAGCAGAAGACCAAGACCGATCCGATCCAGGTCTTCCACGAGGCGCTGCGCAACGTCGCCCCGGCGATCGAGGTGAAGTCCCGCCGCGTCGGCGGCGCCACCTATCAGGTGCCGGTCGAGGTTCGCACCGACCGCGCCCGGGCGCTCGCGATCCGCTGGCTGATCACCGCCGCGCGCGGCCGCAACGAGCCGACCATGACCGGCCGGCTCTCGGGCGAGCTGATGGACGCCGCCAACAACCGCGGCACCGCCGTCAAGAAGCGCGAAGACACCCACAAGATGGCGGACGCCAATCGCGCGTTCTCCCACTACCGCTGGTAA